The following coding sequences are from one Tolumonas lignilytica window:
- the lspA gene encoding signal peptidase II — protein MMKLLTGTGLRWLWLAVVTIVLDQLAKHFIMQHIPYGHGVIMTPFFNLVHVYNTGAAFSFLANAEGWQRWLFSGLAVAISGLLVIALAKAPAKCSLSNLAYSLVIGGAIGNLVDRMLYGHVVDFLDFHWHELYHFAAFNVADMAISCGAALIILDGFIKKPANK, from the coding sequence ATGATGAAATTACTCACCGGAACAGGGCTCCGCTGGCTATGGCTGGCGGTAGTCACGATAGTGCTGGATCAACTGGCAAAGCATTTCATTATGCAACATATCCCTTATGGACACGGCGTGATCATGACGCCGTTTTTTAATCTGGTCCATGTTTATAACACCGGTGCGGCTTTCAGTTTTCTGGCTAACGCCGAAGGCTGGCAACGCTGGTTGTTTAGTGGATTGGCGGTGGCTATTTCCGGGCTTCTCGTAATTGCCTTGGCAAAAGCGCCGGCAAAATGTTCCTTGTCCAACCTGGCTTACAGTCTGGTGATCGGCGGGGCGATCGGTAACTTGGTTGACCGTATGCTTTATGGTCATGTTGTCGATTTTCTGGATTTCCACTGGCATGAGCTTTATCACTTTGCCGCGTTCAATGTTGCCGATATGGCAATCAGTTGCGGTGCCGCGTTGATTATTCTGGATGGTTTTATTAAGAAGCCTGCGAATAAGTAA
- a CDS encoding pilus assembly protein, whose translation MKKIISIILWGLLFAGIMQSYTAQADDTELYVLNVAQANGIRPKILVILDNSGSMKDTNTVTPYFSYNANTNYIPTVLDEATYRKHAFLTDSSTTYPSISNSYYLNNCNASYASGFLYDVFKQYYVPQSTDQCISYSRRTGACRQYQTIDTWGTPGNGSGAIDCASDVSALSLTNPGSDDVGYPVDDGATGYASSGAASSQFGSGSYYLYTENYLYYRTKLVSAKQAVKDIINSTYDASSSKTNMDFGLEIFNVNTVDTTGYDRNGNYYINNNGGRIIKNIAQLDQTTKSTFFSTLDSLDATTNTPLAESMWEAYRYLSGGHSGLSDSNANDYGLNTDTGLPAKDLAAFTSTTSGIYQSPLLSDCADHAYIILVTDGDPTSDTNADSAIKTLTGKNSSEYGNGSYLPYLAEWMNKNDILDGQSGRANKTGKQYVTTYTVSFGNDISANGKAILQAAATKGGGTYYDASSAGSLSSALNNIIKDIAKRQFTMTAPSTAGSNTDRTQYLDSLYITGFVPASGPFWGGNLKKLKYTANGIEDKNNHLAFDSNGRLLATAQTYWSTAVDGDAVAKGGVQEMLADQTTARTIYTNTSAPALTPLTRSNLNTITGNDDATLKSALGLASSATSTGSPNDVDTMISWIQGVNTDSTATPKPNRDTIIGDMMHSHPRVINYGASSGDPDLRIVVGTNSGFLHMFKDNGDTVAESWAFIPYPLLKMQSVLKTNSAALNHVNGIDGSPVSYIVDKNNDGRISSATPGDKAWIFVGQRQGGRSYYALDVTNPDAPTLKWIITGGAGGTTGFSRLGQTWSTPQVTKIPGYTDTDGKSKPVVVFAGGYDVNKDASTIGTDDSMGNAIYFVDADTGALILSVSPDAASATNLSKSSMVDSIPSDVTLLDSDGDGITDRLYVGDTGGNVWRMDMSGTDRSKWSIFKLASLGSDDTQTADRRFFGAPLVVRSINPKVTAMADGTYKYTQEPYDAVLLGSGNRNHPASDKTTVNAYFMIRDMHTAVYGANDTKPADASAVVITDLYDITGNKIGQIASSGPTSAQLTEIAKLTSQKKGWVYWISGTGEKVFGSGFVSNGTLYFTSFIPEASADANANQCSLGSSIGSTRLYAVDMTYGYYTGLTAYISANDLLTEDLSYIVDSNGNILGLGFPGAVKVSGADANGVQQCQDGQPCMQLCTGDCSGTFGPVGSILPEMEYQYVHEPK comes from the coding sequence ATGAAAAAAATAATAAGCATAATACTGTGGGGTCTGCTATTTGCCGGAATTATGCAGAGTTATACGGCACAGGCAGATGATACGGAACTGTATGTTTTGAATGTCGCACAGGCGAATGGTATCCGTCCAAAAATACTAGTGATTCTGGATAACTCTGGCAGTATGAAAGATACCAATACGGTTACGCCTTATTTTTCCTACAATGCTAATACTAATTATATTCCGACGGTATTAGATGAGGCTACTTACAGAAAACATGCTTTTTTAACTGATTCTTCGACTACCTATCCATCTATCAGTAATTCATATTATTTAAATAACTGTAATGCCTCGTATGCTTCTGGTTTCCTATATGATGTATTCAAGCAGTACTATGTTCCGCAATCAACAGACCAATGTATTTCATACTCGAGAAGAACAGGGGCGTGCAGACAATATCAGACTATTGACACATGGGGTACTCCTGGTAATGGCAGTGGTGCTATAGATTGTGCCTCAGATGTGTCAGCGTTGAGTTTAACTAATCCTGGTAGCGATGATGTAGGTTATCCAGTCGATGATGGCGCGACTGGTTATGCATCATCTGGGGCTGCGAGTAGCCAATTTGGTTCTGGTTCTTATTATTTGTATACCGAAAATTATTTGTATTATCGAACAAAATTAGTATCGGCCAAGCAGGCAGTCAAAGATATTATCAATTCTACTTATGATGCCAGTTCAAGTAAAACAAATATGGATTTTGGATTGGAGATCTTCAATGTCAACACTGTTGATACAACGGGATATGACAGGAATGGCAATTATTACATAAATAATAATGGTGGCCGAATAATAAAAAATATAGCGCAATTAGATCAAACAACAAAAAGCACTTTTTTTAGTACCCTAGACAGTTTGGATGCAACGACAAATACTCCCTTGGCTGAATCTATGTGGGAGGCCTATCGCTATTTATCCGGTGGTCATTCTGGATTATCGGATAGTAATGCTAATGACTATGGTTTAAATACAGATACGGGATTACCAGCCAAAGATCTTGCGGCTTTTACGTCTACCACATCAGGTATTTATCAATCTCCATTACTGAGTGACTGCGCTGATCATGCATATATCATTCTGGTAACCGACGGCGATCCAACCAGTGATACCAATGCTGATTCGGCAATCAAGACTTTGACCGGAAAAAATAGTTCCGAATATGGCAACGGCAGCTATTTGCCCTATCTGGCAGAGTGGATGAATAAAAACGACATTCTGGATGGGCAAAGTGGCCGAGCAAATAAAACCGGTAAGCAATATGTGACGACCTATACGGTCAGTTTTGGGAATGACATATCTGCAAATGGCAAAGCCATACTGCAAGCTGCTGCGACAAAGGGTGGTGGTACTTATTACGATGCCAGCAGTGCCGGTTCATTGTCCAGCGCATTAAACAATATCATTAAAGATATAGCTAAACGTCAGTTCACTATGACCGCGCCGTCAACTGCGGGTAGTAATACTGACCGGACGCAATATCTCGATAGTCTCTATATCACCGGTTTTGTGCCTGCCAGCGGTCCATTTTGGGGTGGAAATCTTAAAAAACTGAAATATACGGCCAATGGCATAGAAGATAAAAACAATCATTTGGCCTTTGATAGCAATGGTCGCTTGCTGGCGACGGCTCAAACCTATTGGTCAACAGCGGTGGATGGGGATGCCGTTGCCAAAGGCGGTGTGCAGGAAATGCTCGCCGATCAAACGACAGCAAGAACGATCTATACCAATACCTCGGCACCCGCATTAACACCGCTGACCCGTAGCAATCTGAATACAATTACAGGAAATGACGATGCTACGCTAAAAAGTGCACTGGGGTTGGCCAGTAGTGCTACCAGCACGGGTTCGCCGAATGATGTCGATACCATGATTAGCTGGATTCAGGGTGTGAACACCGATAGCACCGCAACGCCTAAACCGAATCGGGATACCATCATTGGCGACATGATGCACAGCCACCCACGAGTGATTAATTATGGTGCCAGTTCCGGTGATCCGGATCTGCGCATCGTCGTCGGCACGAACAGTGGTTTTCTGCATATGTTTAAAGATAACGGCGATACAGTGGCAGAGAGCTGGGCGTTTATCCCGTATCCACTGTTAAAGATGCAATCGGTATTAAAAACCAATAGTGCTGCTTTGAATCATGTCAACGGCATTGATGGTTCACCGGTTTCCTATATCGTCGACAAAAACAACGATGGCCGGATTTCCAGTGCGACACCAGGGGATAAAGCCTGGATATTTGTCGGCCAACGCCAGGGTGGTCGCAGTTATTATGCACTGGATGTCACCAATCCTGATGCGCCGACGCTGAAATGGATCATTACAGGCGGTGCTGGTGGCACTACCGGATTTAGTCGCTTGGGCCAAACATGGTCAACGCCCCAAGTGACTAAAATTCCGGGCTATACCGATACGGATGGCAAAAGTAAACCCGTTGTTGTTTTTGCGGGTGGCTATGATGTCAATAAAGATGCCTCCACGATTGGTACCGATGATTCTATGGGCAATGCAATTTATTTTGTGGATGCTGACACCGGAGCTCTGATTTTATCCGTATCCCCAGATGCTGCTTCTGCAACTAATCTGAGTAAAAGTTCAATGGTCGATAGCATCCCCAGTGATGTGACTTTGCTGGATAGCGATGGTGATGGCATTACCGATCGTCTGTATGTCGGTGATACTGGGGGCAATGTCTGGCGTATGGATATGTCGGGCACGGATCGCAGCAAATGGTCGATTTTCAAACTGGCCAGTCTGGGTAGCGATGATACGCAAACGGCTGATCGGCGTTTCTTTGGTGCGCCATTGGTGGTGCGCAGTATTAACCCGAAAGTCACTGCTATGGCTGACGGTACCTATAAATACACGCAGGAACCATACGATGCGGTGTTGCTCGGTAGTGGCAATCGCAATCACCCGGCATCAGATAAAACTACCGTTAATGCTTATTTTATGATCCGGGATATGCATACGGCGGTGTATGGTGCCAATGACACCAAACCCGCGGATGCCTCTGCTGTCGTCATTACTGATTTGTACGATATCACCGGAAATAAAATCGGCCAGATTGCGAGTAGCGGGCCAACTTCAGCACAGCTGACGGAAATTGCCAAACTGACGTCACAAAAGAAAGGCTGGGTTTATTGGATCTCCGGTACGGGTGAAAAAGTGTTTGGTTCAGGTTTTGTATCTAATGGTACCCTTTATTTTACCTCATTCATCCCGGAAGCTTCGGCCGATGCGAATGCCAATCAGTGTTCGCTGGGGAGTTCCATTGGCAGTACCCGTCTGTACGCTGTCGATATGACGTATGGATATTATACTGGGTTGACCGCTTATATCAGCGCGAATGATTTGTTAACTGAAGATTTGAGTTATATCGTGGATAGTAATGGCAATATTCTCGGATTGGGATTCCCCGGCGCAGTTAAGGTTTCTGGTGCGGATGCAAATGGAGTACAACAATGTCAGGATGGGCAACCATGCATGCAATTATGCACCGGGGATTGTTCGGGAACCTTCGGGCCGGTAGGGTCTATTTTACCGGAAATGGAATATCAATACGTTCATGAACCGAAATAG
- a CDS encoding PilX N-terminal domain-containing pilus assembly protein: MKKYSADRGMVLIVALILLLPLTLISVSVMQWAREDLKMTGAASGRSAMEQQQEGTVQNILILNSLASTIAGMQTGVSASVTTGGSTVPLTLVVDTNCKHKLRGYSTNLAESCRYVDANLSQTFDKGGMGQLQTTIGIEQRLLTTTN, from the coding sequence ATGAAAAAATATTCAGCTGATCGCGGCATGGTATTAATTGTCGCGTTGATTTTATTACTACCGCTGACTCTGATTTCAGTATCTGTTATGCAGTGGGCCCGGGAGGATTTAAAAATGACCGGTGCAGCTTCTGGGCGCAGTGCAATGGAACAACAACAGGAAGGGACAGTGCAGAATATTTTAATTCTCAACTCCCTGGCCAGTACGATTGCAGGAATGCAAACCGGTGTTTCTGCCAGTGTGACAACAGGTGGCTCGACCGTACCGTTGACGCTCGTGGTGGATACTAATTGCAAACATAAATTAAGGGGCTACAGCACTAATCTGGCCGAATCTTGTCGTTATGTGGATGCCAATTTAAGCCAGACCTTCGACAAAGGTGGTATGGGGCAATTGCAAACGACAATTGGCATAGAGCAGCGTCTGCTAACCACCACAAATTAA
- a CDS encoding type IV pilin protein, translating to MNNKNKGVTLIELMLAVAIVGILAAIAYPSYSRYVLSSHRTEAQAALTRIANLEERYFMDANSYGTLQDLHLTATSAAIYTTDNGYYQVSITPSSATYTLTATATGNQVGDTDCQTFTLTQDGLKTSSSAAASICWH from the coding sequence ATGAATAATAAAAATAAAGGCGTAACGCTCATTGAGCTTATGCTTGCGGTTGCTATTGTTGGCATATTAGCCGCCATTGCCTACCCCAGCTATTCCCGTTATGTATTAAGTTCCCATCGAACAGAAGCGCAAGCAGCATTGACCCGAATTGCGAATCTGGAAGAACGATATTTCATGGACGCTAACAGTTACGGGACACTTCAAGACCTTCACCTGACAGCCACTTCTGCTGCAATCTACACCACCGACAATGGCTACTATCAGGTCAGCATCACCCCGAGTAGTGCCACCTATACGCTGACGGCAACAGCAACAGGAAACCAAGTGGGGGATACGGACTGTCAAACCTTCACTCTGACTCAGGATGGTTTAAAAACCAGCTCTTCTGCAGCAGCCAGCATTTGCTGGCACTAA
- the ispH gene encoding 4-hydroxy-3-methylbut-2-enyl diphosphate reductase → MKILLANPRGFCAGVDRAITIVKNALHKFGAPIYVRHEVVHNKYVVDELKAMGAIFVDELDEIPDGNTVIFSAHGVSKRVRDEAKNRGLQVFDATCPLVTKVHMEVHRASRKGQEVVLIGHKGHPEVEGTLGQYDASGVGMYLVEDASQVDALPIQHPDNVSFVTQTTLSVDETRDVIDSLKQHYPAIQGPRKDDICYATQNRQDAVRALAPRVDVMLVVGSRNSSNSNRLRELAERLGPRAYLLDDASQLQDEWFVNANTVGVTAGASAPEVLVQSVIDRLYQLGGSDLEQMDGVLEDTVFEVPMELR, encoded by the coding sequence ATGAAAATTCTGTTAGCAAATCCACGCGGTTTTTGTGCCGGCGTTGATAGAGCGATCACCATTGTCAAAAATGCCCTGCATAAATTTGGCGCCCCCATTTATGTTCGCCATGAAGTGGTTCATAACAAATATGTCGTGGATGAACTGAAGGCGATGGGAGCCATCTTTGTGGATGAGCTGGATGAGATTCCAGATGGCAATACCGTCATTTTTTCTGCTCATGGCGTTTCCAAACGCGTGCGTGATGAAGCAAAAAATCGTGGATTACAAGTGTTTGATGCAACTTGCCCATTAGTGACCAAAGTGCATATGGAAGTTCATCGCGCCAGCCGTAAAGGACAGGAAGTAGTGCTGATTGGGCATAAGGGACATCCCGAGGTTGAAGGTACCTTGGGTCAGTATGATGCCTCGGGAGTCGGCATGTATCTGGTTGAAGATGCATCTCAGGTTGATGCACTGCCAATCCAACACCCTGACAATGTGAGTTTTGTTACGCAAACGACACTCAGTGTGGACGAAACCCGAGACGTGATTGATTCATTAAAACAGCATTATCCCGCGATTCAGGGGCCCCGCAAAGATGACATCTGCTATGCCACGCAGAACCGACAGGATGCTGTCCGGGCATTGGCACCCAGAGTTGATGTCATGCTGGTGGTCGGTTCACGGAATTCATCCAACTCCAACCGATTACGTGAACTGGCTGAACGATTAGGTCCCCGCGCTTATTTGCTGGATGATGCATCGCAACTGCAGGATGAATGGTTTGTGAATGCTAACACTGTAGGCGTCACTGCCGGTGCGTCAGCCCCTGAGGTGTTGGTGCAAAGTGTCATTGATCGCTTATATCAGCTGGGTGGCAGTGATCTGGAACAGATGGATGGCGTGCTGGAAGATACCGTATTTGAAGTACCTATGGAATTGCGATAA
- a CDS encoding PilW family protein, with protein MKKQTGFTLLEWMIALTIGLFLLAGMMSLYSASHETTNDSLDSGELQENGRIAMNLLMRDLHMADFWGDYTGSVLSAASGANITLSSAASNLSAANDCLDDRNAGSFPVGSNNLRPVWTVHVNHSGSKGTVLGCISNTAVLSPDSDIINIKRLRGEDASNLTLDNDHFYMATTVHAGYFFKGNETAPTAANMPNRRIWEYLNHLYFIRVTDNIPELHMTYLLGSMTDSALVQGVEKMRLLFMVDTTFQPDGIVDQYITPENITQQEWDEGRVLGVRLFLLVRSLQPSPLYTNTNTYQLGDISYTPTTDDHFRRLLLQSTVKFNNGGLYIQ; from the coding sequence ATGAAAAAACAAACAGGTTTCACATTGCTGGAATGGATGATCGCGCTCACGATCGGATTGTTTTTGCTCGCTGGTATGATGTCGTTATATTCAGCTTCACACGAAACAACAAATGATTCCTTAGATAGTGGCGAATTGCAGGAAAATGGCCGGATTGCCATGAATTTGCTCATGCGTGATCTGCACATGGCCGATTTCTGGGGCGATTATACAGGCTCCGTGTTATCCGCAGCCTCAGGCGCCAATATCACGCTCAGTAGCGCGGCCTCTAATCTATCAGCGGCAAACGACTGTCTTGATGATCGAAACGCCGGCAGTTTTCCTGTCGGAAGCAACAATCTGCGCCCCGTCTGGACCGTGCACGTCAATCATTCTGGAAGTAAAGGGACGGTATTAGGTTGTATCAGTAATACTGCCGTTTTATCGCCAGATTCAGACATCATTAATATAAAACGGTTAAGAGGTGAAGATGCCTCAAATCTGACACTGGATAATGATCATTTTTATATGGCCACCACGGTACATGCCGGTTATTTCTTTAAGGGGAATGAAACGGCTCCAACCGCGGCCAACATGCCGAATCGACGGATATGGGAATATTTAAATCATCTCTATTTCATTCGCGTTACCGATAATATTCCGGAACTACATATGACCTATCTACTGGGTTCAATGACCGACTCTGCCTTGGTGCAAGGCGTTGAAAAAATGCGTCTACTATTTATGGTTGATACGACTTTTCAACCAGATGGCATCGTTGATCAATATATCACGCCTGAAAATATTACCCAGCAAGAATGGGATGAAGGCCGGGTGTTGGGTGTCAGGTTATTTCTATTAGTTCGCTCACTGCAACCAAGCCCGCTATATACCAATACCAATACCTATCAGTTAGGCGATATTTCTTATACCCCCACAACGGATGATCATTTCCGGCGTTTATTACTGCAGTCCACGGTGAAATTTAATAACGGAGGATTGTATATCCAATGA
- a CDS encoding GspH/FimT family pseudopilin, translating to MSKGFTLPELLLSLTIGSLLAVLAPPALYAFVSNSDLQYQSDSIHNALSSARSHAIAINQRVVACLANEKNDCVSAGFTHLLLFIDKNTDNRLTLHNADPDIPLLSSTTFSNRLNIQTNRNEYVFQPDGSVAGSPGTISVCDRHGNNSYHIIVAMSGRIRKTSAAC from the coding sequence ATGTCAAAAGGATTTACCTTACCGGAATTATTACTGTCTCTGACTATCGGGAGTTTATTAGCTGTTTTGGCGCCACCCGCACTGTACGCATTTGTCTCAAACAGTGATCTGCAATATCAGTCAGACTCTATTCACAATGCCCTCAGTTCAGCCAGAAGCCATGCCATTGCGATCAATCAACGTGTGGTTGCTTGTCTAGCCAATGAAAAGAATGACTGTGTCAGCGCCGGTTTTACTCATCTTCTGTTATTTATTGATAAAAACACCGATAACCGCTTAACACTACATAACGCAGATCCGGATATTCCCTTATTATCCAGTACGACTTTCTCTAATCGGTTAAACATCCAAACCAACCGGAATGAATATGTCTTTCAACCGGATGGCTCGGTGGCCGGTTCGCCGGGCACCATCAGTGTGTGTGACAGGCATGGCAACAACAGTTATCACATTATTGTTGCCATGAGTGGTCGTATCAGGAAAACATCCGCCGCGTGTTAA
- the ileS gene encoding isoleucine--tRNA ligase — MSDYKHTLNLPETAFPMRGDLAKREPEMLKNWYKQDLYGAIRKAKAGKKPFILHDGPPYANGSIHIGHSVNKILKDIIIKSKGLSGFDSPYIPGWDCHGLPIELKVEGMVGKPGEKVTAAQFREECRKYAKTQVEAQKTDFIRLGVLGDWEHPYLTMDFNTEANIIRSLGKIIANGHLHKGSKPVHWCTDCGSALAEAEVEYYDKKSLAIDVRFRAEDEALVASKFGAAGEGPLSVVIWTTTPWTLPANRGVALHPELEYVLVQVNGEQTERLVLGAALYESVLARAKITDFTILGRCVGADLELLRFCHPFYDFTVPVVLGDHVTTDSGTGAVHTAPGHGQEDFVVGNKYGLEVANPVAGNGTYLADTPLFAGQHVFKANDKVVDVLREHGALLHHEAYLHSYPHCWRHKTPIIFRATPQWFVSMEQAGLRQKALSEIKGVRWIPEWGQNRIEAMVENRPDWCISRQRTWGVPIALFVHKETQALHPRALELMEEVAKRVEAKGIQAWWDLEPAELLGAEAADYEKVPDTLDVWFDSGSTHASVVDVRPEFQGNAADMYLEGSDQHRGWFMSSLMIGVAMKHQAPYRQVLTHGFTVDGHGRKMSKSLGNVVSPQDVMNKLGADILRLWVASTDYTGEMTVSDEILKRSADAYRRIRNTARFFLANLNGFSPETDMVAPEQMVVLDRWAVGRAQAVQEEIIAAYENYDFHIVTQKLMQFCSVEMGSFYLDIIKDRQYTAKADSIARRSCQTALFHIVEAMVRWMAPIMSFTAEEIWQLLPGQRDQFVMTGEWYTGLFGLQQGEALDDAFWAELLAVRAEVNKALEVARNDKLIGSSLQAEVTLFANADLAAKLRLLNDELRFVLLTSKAVVQDADAQPENTQPTDVAGLWLQVAVSSATKCERCWHHVDDVGAHDGHGDICGRCVINVAGAGEIRQFA, encoded by the coding sequence ATGAGCGACTATAAACATACTTTGAACCTGCCGGAAACTGCGTTTCCGATGCGTGGCGATCTGGCTAAACGTGAGCCAGAAATGCTGAAAAACTGGTACAAGCAAGATTTGTACGGTGCAATCCGCAAAGCCAAAGCAGGTAAGAAACCCTTTATTCTGCACGATGGCCCACCGTACGCTAACGGCAGTATTCATATCGGTCACTCTGTTAACAAGATCCTGAAAGATATTATTATTAAATCCAAAGGGTTATCTGGTTTTGATTCACCTTATATCCCAGGTTGGGATTGCCATGGTCTGCCAATTGAGCTGAAAGTTGAAGGCATGGTGGGCAAACCTGGTGAAAAAGTGACGGCGGCGCAATTTCGCGAAGAGTGCCGTAAATACGCCAAAACACAGGTTGAAGCGCAGAAAACCGATTTTATCCGCCTGGGTGTGTTAGGTGATTGGGAACACCCGTACCTGACCATGGATTTCAATACCGAAGCCAACATTATCCGTTCGCTGGGCAAGATCATTGCCAATGGTCATCTGCACAAGGGTTCTAAACCGGTGCATTGGTGTACCGATTGTGGTTCGGCTCTAGCTGAAGCGGAAGTGGAATATTACGATAAAAAATCGCTTGCCATTGATGTGCGTTTCCGTGCAGAGGATGAAGCACTGGTCGCCAGTAAGTTCGGTGCTGCGGGTGAAGGTCCGTTATCGGTGGTGATCTGGACGACCACGCCATGGACATTGCCAGCTAACCGGGGTGTTGCTTTGCACCCTGAACTGGAGTATGTCTTGGTGCAGGTGAACGGCGAACAAACGGAACGCCTGGTTCTGGGCGCCGCCCTGTACGAATCAGTATTGGCGCGTGCCAAGATCACTGATTTCACCATTCTGGGTCGTTGTGTGGGGGCGGATCTGGAATTGTTGCGTTTCTGTCATCCATTTTATGATTTCACTGTGCCAGTCGTGCTGGGTGATCATGTCACCACCGATTCTGGTACGGGTGCGGTGCACACCGCTCCGGGTCATGGTCAGGAAGACTTTGTGGTCGGTAACAAATATGGTCTGGAAGTCGCCAATCCGGTTGCCGGAAATGGTACCTATCTGGCCGATACACCACTGTTTGCCGGTCAGCACGTCTTCAAAGCCAACGACAAGGTGGTGGACGTGTTGCGTGAGCATGGGGCTCTGTTGCACCACGAAGCCTATTTGCACTCCTATCCGCATTGCTGGCGTCATAAAACGCCGATCATCTTCCGTGCAACACCACAATGGTTCGTCAGCATGGAACAGGCGGGTCTGCGTCAGAAAGCATTGTCAGAAATCAAAGGGGTTCGCTGGATCCCGGAATGGGGCCAGAACCGTATTGAGGCGATGGTTGAGAACCGTCCTGACTGGTGTATCTCGCGCCAGCGTACTTGGGGGGTGCCGATTGCGTTGTTTGTGCATAAAGAAACACAGGCATTGCATCCTCGTGCACTGGAGCTGATGGAAGAGGTTGCTAAGCGAGTAGAGGCGAAAGGCATTCAGGCATGGTGGGATCTGGAACCGGCTGAATTGCTGGGGGCGGAAGCTGCTGATTATGAAAAAGTGCCAGATACGCTGGATGTTTGGTTTGACTCTGGTTCAACTCATGCCTCCGTCGTGGATGTTCGTCCTGAGTTCCAAGGGAATGCCGCGGACATGTATCTCGAAGGTTCAGATCAGCATCGAGGCTGGTTCATGTCATCGCTGATGATCGGTGTCGCCATGAAACATCAGGCACCTTATCGTCAGGTGTTGACACACGGTTTCACCGTGGATGGTCATGGCCGCAAGATGTCTAAATCGCTGGGTAACGTGGTCAGTCCGCAGGATGTGATGAACAAACTGGGTGCCGATATCCTGCGCCTGTGGGTGGCCTCAACAGATTACACCGGCGAAATGACGGTGTCTGATGAAATCCTGAAACGTTCGGCAGATGCGTATCGACGTATCCGCAATACGGCGCGTTTCTTCCTCGCAAACCTGAACGGTTTTAGTCCTGAAACGGATATGGTGGCACCAGAACAGATGGTGGTACTGGATCGTTGGGCGGTAGGCCGGGCTCAGGCTGTACAAGAAGAGATCATTGCTGCGTACGAAAATTATGATTTCCATATTGTGACCCAGAAGCTGATGCAATTCTGCTCGGTCGAAATGGGCTCGTTCTATCTGGACATCATTAAAGACCGTCAGTACACCGCGAAAGCGGACAGTATTGCTCGCCGTTCTTGCCAGACCGCGCTGTTCCATATTGTGGAAGCGATGGTACGTTGGATGGCGCCAATCATGAGTTTCACTGCGGAAGAAATCTGGCAGTTGTTGCCGGGTCAGCGTGACCAGTTTGTCATGACGGGGGAATGGTACACCGGTCTGTTTGGTCTACAGCAAGGCGAAGCTCTGGATGACGCATTCTGGGCTGAGTTGTTAGCCGTTCGTGCCGAAGTGAACAAGGCTCTGGAAGTGGCTCGTAATGACAAATTGATCGGCAGTTCATTACAAGCTGAAGTGACCTTGTTTGCGAATGCAGATTTAGCGGCGAAATTACGTTTGCTAAACGATGAACTTCGTTTCGTATTGCTGACCTCAAAAGCCGTGGTACAGGATGCCGACGCGCAACCAGAAAATACACAGCCTACCGATGTGGCTGGGTTGTGGTTACAGGTTGCAGTCAGCAGTGCCACGAAATGTGAGCGTTGCTGGCATCATGTCGATGATGTGGGAGCACATGATGGTCATGGTGATATTTGTGGTCGTTGTGTTATCAACGTAGCCGGAGCAGGCGAAATTCGCCAGTTTGCATGA
- the pilV gene encoding type IV pilus modification protein PilV, whose protein sequence is MNLTQGSANDQAGFTLLEVLVTAVILSVSLLGLIALQGIAKFSSYEARQRTLAVYAASDIVERLRINKTPWIDQHLNSSGASWAVSVGKDQTVQTKPTCINDNGITTASCSYADLVNNDLYSWQQLLSNAASNASSTLIDPVGCLSLSRINSQSAATATIVISWQDRESIRDAAETTGQTCGTADAKHRQFVLSTTL, encoded by the coding sequence ATGAACCTGACTCAAGGAAGTGCGAACGATCAGGCTGGATTTACGTTGCTGGAGGTTTTGGTGACGGCCGTTATTCTCTCTGTCAGCTTATTGGGTCTGATTGCATTACAAGGGATCGCTAAGTTTTCATCTTATGAAGCAAGGCAACGAACACTGGCAGTTTATGCAGCTTCCGATATTGTTGAGCGGCTTCGTATCAACAAAACCCCTTGGATTGATCAGCATTTAAATTCAAGCGGTGCCTCGTGGGCTGTGTCTGTCGGGAAGGATCAGACTGTGCAGACAAAACCCACCTGTATTAATGACAACGGTATCACCACGGCTAGCTGCAGTTATGCGGATTTGGTCAACAATGATTTGTACAGTTGGCAGCAGTTGCTAAGTAATGCGGCTTCCAATGCCAGTTCAACGTTAATCGATCCCGTCGGCTGTCTGAGTTTATCTCGAATTAATTCACAGAGTGCCGCCACCGCCACGATTGTTATTAGCTGGCAGGATAGAGAATCAATACGGGATGCAGCCGAAACCACAGGGCAAACCTGTGGTACGGCCGATGCCAAACATCGCCAGTTCGTGTTGAGTACCACGCTATGA